A single Halarcobacter anaerophilus DNA region contains:
- a CDS encoding GGDEF domain-containing protein encodes MKEINELTKLTLKSLSEKNLDATPENYEKEFFSLAQKKNFVNDEINELQSVLTNLSKNDKKNLNSITYKEITKILSKRVKDEDLKHFLKHLAYFMIPSLSSEIKTDINNVCTDISKSPNTLIDVDTIRRLRRVTTTRVNDDKRIFNEKNNDVKKLISFLSEFLKKRVDENRITVDEISNIREEIKSLELSESSDKQVSKLYKKLTKLVDRFTLVVDKNSENIANSQDMSDKLYAQIEKLKHNLTKAEEEKSIDFLTKVLTRRAYSLEVEKIEKEYKAFGSNYAIVFLDIDHFKEVNDTYGHICGDSVLATFGSILKKLTRNEDIISRYGGEEFVCLIHYNNILDIRNYVNRVKNIVGNNKFVFNDIKLNINFSAGVALRENYSSYENMIKEADILLYEAKSSGRGKIIFDNREIL; translated from the coding sequence ATGAAAGAAATTAATGAACTAACAAAACTTACTTTAAAATCCCTTTCAGAAAAAAATTTAGATGCAACTCCCGAAAATTATGAAAAAGAGTTTTTCTCTCTAGCCCAGAAAAAAAATTTTGTAAACGATGAGATAAATGAACTTCAGTCAGTATTAACAAATCTTTCAAAAAACGATAAAAAAAATTTAAATTCAATTACATATAAAGAGATAACAAAAATACTTTCAAAGAGAGTAAAAGACGAAGATTTAAAACACTTTTTAAAACATTTAGCATATTTTATGATCCCTTCCTTATCTTCAGAGATAAAAACAGATATAAATAACGTATGTACCGATATTTCAAAAAGCCCTAACACTTTGATTGATGTTGATACGATAAGAAGATTAAGAAGAGTGACTACAACAAGAGTTAATGACGATAAAAGAATATTTAACGAAAAAAACAATGATGTAAAAAAATTAATCAGTTTTTTATCGGAATTTTTAAAAAAAAGAGTAGATGAAAATAGAATAACAGTAGATGAAATATCAAATATCAGAGAAGAGATAAAATCTTTGGAACTCTCCGAATCTTCGGATAAACAAGTTAGTAAACTTTATAAAAAACTTACAAAATTAGTAGATAGATTTACTTTAGTTGTTGATAAAAATAGTGAAAATATCGCAAATTCTCAAGATATGAGTGATAAACTTTATGCTCAAATCGAAAAATTAAAACATAACCTTACAAAAGCGGAAGAAGAAAAATCAATAGATTTCTTGACAAAAGTTCTAACTAGGCGTGCATACAGTTTGGAAGTTGAAAAAATAGAAAAAGAGTATAAAGCCTTTGGTTCTAATTATGCAATAGTATTTTTGGATATAGATCATTTTAAAGAGGTAAATGATACCTATGGTCATATTTGCGGTGATTCCGTTTTGGCAACCTTTGGATCAATTCTCAAAAAATTGACAAGAAATGAAGATATTATATCAAGATACGGCGGTGAAGAGTTTGTTTGTCTAATTCATTATAACAATATTTTAGATATAAGAAATTATGTAAACAGAGTAAAAAATATTGTAGGTAACAATAAATTTGTTTTTAATGATATAAAATTAAATATAAACTTTTCAGCAGGTGTAGCTTTAAGAGAAAACTACTCCTCTTATGAAAATATGATAAAAGAAGCAGATATTCTACTTTATGAAGCAAAAAGTTCGGGGCGCGGTAAAATAATTTTTGATAATAGAGAAATATTATAA
- the secY gene encoding preprotein translocase subunit SecY yields the protein MSKDLINKILITLGFILLYRLLAYVPVPGVNIDVVKEFFDSNANNALGLVNMFSGNAVSRLSIISLGIMPYITASIIMELLAATFPALGKMKKERDGMQKYMQIIRYATIVITLIQSIGVSMGLNSLTGQSGQGAISIDMNTFVAVSSISMLTGTMLLMWIGEQITQKGIGNGISLIIFAGIVSAIPGAIGGTVDLVNNGQMNFLTVIAILVIVLATVGAIIYVELGERRVPVSYSRKVMMQNQNKRVMNYIPIKVNLSGVIPAIFASAILMFPATVLQGSQNKILLAVADFLSPTSYMFNVLMFLFVVFFAFFYASITFNAKDISENLKKQGGFIPGVRPGTSTANFLNDVASKLTLWGAVYLGLISTVPWLLVKAMGVPFYFGGVAVLIVVQVAIDTMRKIEAQQYMNKYQTLSAVGL from the coding sequence ATGAGTAAAGATCTAATAAATAAGATTCTTATTACATTAGGCTTTATTCTTCTTTACAGGTTACTGGCATATGTGCCGGTGCCTGGAGTAAATATTGATGTAGTAAAAGAATTTTTTGATTCAAATGCAAATAATGCATTAGGTCTTGTGAATATGTTTAGTGGTAATGCAGTTTCAAGATTGTCAATTATATCACTAGGTATTATGCCTTACATTACAGCTTCTATTATTATGGAACTTCTAGCAGCAACTTTCCCCGCACTTGGTAAAATGAAAAAAGAGAGAGATGGTATGCAAAAATATATGCAAATCATCAGATATGCAACTATCGTAATTACACTTATTCAATCTATAGGTGTTTCTATGGGGCTTAACTCTTTGACAGGTCAAAGCGGACAAGGTGCAATTTCTATTGATATGAATACTTTTGTTGCTGTTTCTTCAATCTCTATGTTAACAGGGACTATGTTATTAATGTGGATTGGTGAACAGATTACGCAAAAAGGTATTGGTAACGGTATTTCATTAATTATCTTTGCAGGTATCGTTTCTGCAATTCCCGGAGCAATCGGTGGAACTGTAGATTTAGTTAACAACGGGCAAATGAACTTTTTAACAGTTATTGCAATATTGGTAATTGTTCTTGCAACAGTAGGAGCTATTATTTATGTTGAATTAGGTGAAAGAAGAGTTCCTGTTTCATACTCAAGAAAAGTTATGATGCAAAATCAAAACAAAAGAGTAATGAACTATATTCCTATTAAAGTGAATCTTTCAGGTGTTATCCCTGCAATTTTTGCATCGGCAATTTTAATGTTCCCTGCTACAGTGTTGCAAGGTAGTCAAAATAAAATCTTACTTGCAGTTGCAGACTTTTTAAGTCCGACATCATATATGTTTAATGTTTTGATGTTTTTATTCGTAGTTTTCTTTGCATTCTTCTATGCATCAATTACTTTTAATGCAAAAGATATTTCAGAAAACTTAAAAAAACAAGGTGGTTTTATTCCAGGTGTACGACCAGGAACATCTACTGCAAACTTTTTAAATGATGTAGCAAGTAAACTAACTCTATGGGGTGCTGTCTATTTAGGACTTATTTCTACTGTGCCTTGGCTTTTAGTAAAAGCTATGGGAGTACCTTTTTATTTTGGAGGTGTTGCAGTATTAATCGTTGTTCAAGTTGCTATTGATACAATGAGAAAAATAGAGGCGCAACAATATATGAACAAATATCAGACACTAAGTGCCGTGGGACTTTAA
- the map gene encoding type I methionyl aminopeptidase, which translates to MAIPLRKPNEIEKLRTASVAVAKTLKYLEKNVKAGMTLKEVNAMGEAFIESLGARPAFKGLYGFPAGVCTSLNEVIIHGIPDDKVLKEGDILGLDIGTEIDGWYGDAAVTMPIGKISKEDEDLIACAKDSLYYGISLIKEGVRFKEISKAIEDFIVDRGYQPLIKFCGHGIGKKPHGEPEIPNYLESGSPKSGPKIKNGMVFCIEPMICQKEREPVILENDWDVVSADGLRGSHYEHTVAVIDGKAVILSQVEE; encoded by the coding sequence ATGGCAATTCCTTTAAGAAAACCAAATGAAATAGAAAAACTTCGAACTGCATCTGTTGCAGTTGCGAAGACCTTAAAATATCTAGAAAAAAATGTAAAAGCAGGTATGACTTTAAAAGAAGTTAATGCAATGGGTGAGGCTTTTATTGAAAGCCTTGGAGCAAGACCTGCTTTTAAAGGACTTTATGGATTTCCAGCAGGTGTTTGTACTTCTTTAAACGAAGTTATTATTCACGGAATTCCTGATGATAAAGTTTTAAAAGAGGGTGATATTTTAGGACTTGATATTGGAACTGAAATTGATGGTTGGTACGGTGATGCAGCCGTTACTATGCCTATTGGTAAAATATCTAAAGAGGATGAAGACTTAATTGCGTGCGCTAAAGATTCGTTATATTATGGAATCAGTTTAATTAAAGAGGGTGTTCGATTTAAAGAGATATCTAAAGCGATTGAAGACTTTATTGTTGATAGAGGATATCAGCCTTTAATTAAATTTTGTGGTCATGGTATAGGAAAAAAACCTCATGGTGAACCTGAAATTCCTAACTATTTAGAATCAGGGAGTCCAAAATCCGGACCAAAAATTAAAAATGGCATGGTTTTTTGTATTGAACCTATGATTTGTCAAAAGGAAAGAGAACCAGTTATTTTAGAAAATGATTGGGATGTAGTATCTGCTGATGGACTAAGAGGAAGTCATTATGAGCATACAGTTGCTGTTATTGATGGAAAAGCAGTTATTTTAAGTCAAGTAGAAGAATAA
- the infA gene encoding translation initiation factor IF-1 has protein sequence MAKDDVIVIDGKVIEALPNAMFRVELDNGHVVLCHISGKMRMHYIKILPGDKVKVEITPYSLDKGRITHRYK, from the coding sequence GTGGCAAAAGATGATGTTATAGTAATTGACGGTAAAGTTATTGAAGCTTTGCCAAATGCTATGTTTAGAGTTGAGTTGGATAATGGTCATGTTGTTTTATGTCATATCTCAGGAAAAATGAGAATGCACTATATAAAAATATTACCCGGAGATAAAGTAAAAGTTGAAATTACTCCTTATTCGTTGGATAAGGGAAGAATTACTCACCGGTATAAATAG